The proteins below are encoded in one region of Leptotrichia sp. oral taxon 218:
- a CDS encoding metalloregulator ArsR/SmtB family transcription factor, translating into MKKRKEEIPVCDSKTIHNETIQRVKKNFQKEEIIIDTAEFFKVLGDATRMKILSALFQEEMCVCDIANLLNMTQSAISHQLRVLKQTRLVKYRKEGKVVYYSLEDEHVKHIVDEAISHISEKK; encoded by the coding sequence ATGAAAAAAAGAAAAGAAGAAATTCCAGTTTGTGACTCAAAAACTATTCACAACGAAACTATACAAAGAGTAAAAAAAAATTTTCAAAAAGAAGAAATAATAATTGATACCGCAGAGTTTTTCAAAGTCTTAGGAGATGCCACAAGAATGAAAATATTAAGTGCGCTATTTCAAGAAGAGATGTGCGTATGTGACATCGCAAATTTACTAAACATGACGCAGTCCGCAATTTCACATCAGCTGCGAGTTCTAAAACAGACAAGGCTTGTAAAATACAGAAAAGAAGGAAAAGTAGTGTACTATTCTCTGGAAGACGAACATGTAAAGCATATTGTTGACGAAGCAATTTCACATATTTCAGAAAAAAAATAA
- the tpx gene encoding thiol peroxidase, which yields MTEYKNKVTFLKNPVTLVGNEVKVGDIAPDFTVLSPDLKEVKLSDYRGKVVVIAVFPSVDTGVCALQLTRFNKEATNFSDDVQLLSISVDLPFALGRYCADKGIKNALTTSDHRDLDFGHKYGFVIKELRLLARGVVIVDKDGIIKYVEYVPEISEHPNYEKALEIIKELV from the coding sequence ATGACAGAATACAAAAATAAAGTTACATTTTTAAAAAATCCAGTTACATTGGTTGGAAATGAAGTAAAAGTAGGAGATATTGCACCTGACTTTACTGTTTTATCTCCAGATTTAAAAGAAGTGAAATTAAGCGACTACCGTGGAAAAGTTGTTGTAATTGCAGTATTTCCATCAGTTGATACGGGAGTTTGCGCATTACAATTGACAAGATTTAACAAGGAAGCTACTAATTTTAGTGATGATGTGCAATTACTTTCTATCTCAGTTGACTTGCCTTTTGCGCTTGGAAGATATTGCGCTGACAAAGGCATTAAAAACGCTCTAACTACTTCGGACCACAGAGATTTAGATTTTGGTCACAAATATGGATTTGTAATAAAAGAATTGCGATTACTTGCAAGAGGTGTTGTTATTGTTGATAAAGATGGAATTATCAAATATGTTGAATATGTTCCTGAAATTAGTGAACATCCAAACTATGAAAAAGCTCTTGAAATAATAAAAGAATTAGTTTAA
- a CDS encoding adhesion protein FadA — MKKKLAILLGVLAISSMSFGATVKKGTTNSIESSLSNLEKQLSNLQNMEDQKFAQEEAKANAAQQKLEEYQKIQNTINERISTIEASAQTSIFGKEFKEKAAEYRALSNQLDKEIANQQKIIENFELLKSLR, encoded by the coding sequence ATGAAAAAAAAATTAGCAATTTTATTAGGAGTATTAGCAATTAGTAGTATGTCATTTGGTGCAACTGTTAAAAAAGGTACTACAAACTCAATTGAAAGCAGCTTAAGCAACTTAGAAAAACAATTGAGCAACTTACAAAATATGGAAGATCAAAAATTTGCTCAAGAAGAAGCTAAAGCAAATGCAGCACAACAAAAATTAGAAGAATACCAAAAAATTCAAAATACAATTAACGAAAGAATTAGCACAATTGAAGCTTCAGCTCAAACAAGTATTTTCGGAAAAGAATTTAAAGAAAAAGCAGCTGAATATAGAGCTTTAAGCAACCAATTAGACAAAGAAATCGCTAATCAACAAAAAATTATCGAAAATTTTGAATTATTAAAATCATTAAGATAG
- a CDS encoding adhesion protein FadA produces the protein MKKVGILFVVLSMMSFSANAQTAKTKPGKKAAVTKTTQAQSVVGRFNQLEAEYARLVDMENQEFGKIKANAENAAKQLEEKQALKAQIEDKISKIENAANSKMFKEQYAGIVKEYRNVVKALDSEIKRLSNVVENYQALEQLKGEE, from the coding sequence ATGAAAAAAGTTGGAATTTTGTTTGTAGTTTTAAGTATGATGTCATTTTCTGCTAATGCGCAAACTGCAAAAACAAAACCTGGAAAAAAAGCAGCAGTAACAAAAACAACACAAGCACAATCAGTAGTTGGTAGATTTAATCAATTAGAAGCTGAATATGCAAGATTAGTAGATATGGAAAATCAAGAATTTGGAAAAATTAAAGCTAACGCAGAAAATGCAGCTAAACAACTTGAAGAAAAACAAGCATTGAAAGCTCAAATTGAAGATAAAATCTCAAAAATTGAAAATGCAGCAAATTCTAAAATGTTTAAAGAACAATATGCTGGAATCGTAAAAGAATATAGAAATGTTGTTAAAGCATTAGATTCTGAAATCAAAAGATTATCAAATGTAGTTGAAAATTATCAAGCATTAGAACAATTAAAAGGAGAAGAATAA
- the eno gene encoding phosphopyruvate hydratase — MTRIEDIYAREILDSRGNPTVEVEVFLEGGAMGRASVPSGASTGVHEAVELRDGDKSRYLGQGVLKAVENVNKIIAEHLIGFDALDQVAIDKAMIELDGTPNKGKLGANAILGVSLAVAKAAANQLGIPLYRYLGGVNAKELPVPMMNILNGGSHADSAVDVQEFMVQPVGAKTYKEALRMGSEIFHHLGKILKANGDSTNVGNEGGYAPSNINGTEGALDVISQAVEAAGYKLGEDVTFAMDAASSEFATQNADGSYTYTFKREGGVVRNSDEMIEWYKHLTSKYPIVSIEDGLAEDDWDGFKKLTDAIGDKVQLVGDDLFVTNTKRLAEGIERGIANSILIKVNQIGTLTETLDAIEMAKKAGYTAVVSHRSGETEDDTIADIAVATNAGQIKTGSASRTDRMAKYNQLLRIEDDLADEAIYEGKKAFYNIRLK, encoded by the coding sequence ATGACTAGAATTGAAGATATCTATGCAAGAGAGATACTTGATTCAAGAGGAAACCCAACTGTAGAAGTTGAAGTATTCTTAGAAGGTGGAGCAATGGGAAGAGCATCTGTACCATCAGGAGCATCTACTGGAGTGCACGAAGCAGTTGAATTAAGAGATGGAGACAAATCTAGATATTTAGGACAAGGTGTTTTAAAAGCAGTAGAAAATGTAAACAAAATTATTGCTGAACACTTAATCGGATTTGACGCATTAGATCAAGTTGCAATTGATAAAGCTATGATCGAATTAGACGGAACTCCAAACAAAGGTAAATTAGGAGCAAATGCTATTTTAGGTGTTTCATTGGCAGTAGCTAAAGCAGCAGCTAACCAATTAGGTATACCTTTATACAGATACTTAGGTGGAGTAAATGCTAAAGAATTACCAGTACCTATGATGAACATCTTAAATGGAGGATCTCACGCAGATTCAGCTGTTGACGTTCAAGAATTCATGGTACAACCAGTAGGAGCTAAAACTTACAAAGAAGCTTTAAGAATGGGATCTGAAATTTTCCACCACTTAGGAAAAATCTTAAAAGCAAATGGAGATTCTACTAACGTAGGAAACGAAGGTGGATACGCACCATCTAACATTAACGGTACTGAAGGAGCTTTAGATGTAATTTCTCAAGCTGTTGAAGCTGCTGGATACAAATTAGGAGAAGATGTTACATTCGCAATGGATGCCGCTTCATCTGAATTTGCTACTCAAAATGCTGACGGATCTTACACTTATACATTCAAAAGAGAAGGTGGAGTTGTAAGAAACTCTGATGAAATGATTGAATGGTACAAACATTTAACTTCTAAATATCCAATCGTTTCAATTGAAGATGGATTAGCTGAAGATGACTGGGATGGATTTAAAAAATTAACTGACGCTATTGGAGATAAAGTACAATTAGTAGGAGACGACTTATTCGTTACTAACACTAAGAGATTAGCTGAAGGAATTGAAAGAGGAATCGCAAACTCAATCTTAATTAAAGTAAACCAAATTGGTACTTTAACTGAAACATTAGACGCTATCGAAATGGCTAAAAAAGCAGGATACACTGCAGTAGTATCTCACAGATCAGGAGAAACTGAAGATGATACAATTGCTGATATCGCAGTTGCTACAAATGCAGGACAAATTAAAACAGGATCTGCTTCAAGAACAGATAGAATGGCTAAATATAACCAATTATTAAGAATCGAAGATGATTTAGCAGATGAAGCTATTTACGAAGGTAAAAAAGCATTCTATAACATTAGATTAAAATAA
- a CDS encoding HPr family phosphocarrier protein has protein sequence MASKTVTMTNPTGLHTRPGGVFVAKAKEFESSVQVEHDGKKVNGKSLLKLLSIGIKNGSEVTVYAEGPDADQAVEVLGELLATIRD, from the coding sequence ATGGCAAGTAAAACAGTTACTATGACAAACCCTACAGGACTACATACAAGACCAGGTGGTGTATTTGTTGCAAAAGCAAAAGAATTTGAAAGTTCAGTTCAAGTAGAACACGACGGGAAAAAAGTTAACGGAAAATCATTATTAAAATTATTATCTATTGGAATTAAAAATGGTTCTGAAGTTACTGTTTACGCAGAAGGTCCTGATGCTGATCAAGCAGTTGAAGTTTTAGGAGAATTATTAGCAACTATTAGAGATTAA
- a CDS encoding transketolase family protein, with protein sequence MEKKSTRQAYGEALVKLGKENENVVVLEADLSKSTMTAFFKKEFPNRHINVGIAEADMIGTAAGLATTGKIPFASTFALFGAGRAYDQIRNSVAYPKLNVKICPTHAGVSLGEDGASHQSVEDIALMRVVPGMTVLCPADAVETEQMIFAAAEYEGPVYIRLGRLNIPVLFDDNYKFEIGKAKTLTEGNDVAILATGLMVYEATEAAKQLAEQGIKARVINVSTIKPLDEETILKAAKECKFVVTSEEHSVIGGLGSAVSEFLSENYPTKVIKHGIQDVFGQSADGETMLDNYKLRAKDIVEVILRNI encoded by the coding sequence ATGGAAAAAAAATCAACTAGACAGGCTTATGGAGAAGCTTTGGTAAAATTAGGAAAAGAAAATGAAAATGTAGTAGTGTTGGAGGCAGATTTGTCAAAATCGACAATGACAGCATTTTTTAAAAAAGAGTTTCCAAATAGACACATAAATGTAGGAATTGCAGAAGCTGATATGATAGGAACTGCAGCTGGACTTGCAACAACTGGAAAAATACCTTTTGCTTCAACATTCGCACTTTTTGGAGCAGGAAGAGCATACGACCAAATTAGAAATAGCGTGGCTTATCCTAAATTAAATGTAAAAATTTGTCCCACTCATGCAGGAGTTTCATTAGGAGAGGACGGTGCTTCACATCAATCAGTAGAAGATATCGCTCTAATGCGTGTCGTTCCAGGAATGACAGTTTTATGTCCAGCAGACGCAGTGGAAACTGAACAAATGATTTTTGCAGCCGCAGAATATGAAGGGCCTGTTTATATAAGATTAGGAAGATTAAATATCCCTGTGTTATTTGATGATAATTACAAATTTGAAATTGGAAAAGCAAAAACACTTACAGAAGGAAATGATGTAGCAATTTTAGCAACTGGATTAATGGTTTACGAAGCAACTGAAGCTGCAAAACAGTTGGCAGAACAAGGAATTAAAGCAAGAGTAATCAATGTTTCAACAATCAAGCCGCTGGATGAAGAAACAATCTTAAAAGCTGCGAAAGAATGTAAATTTGTCGTAACAAGTGAAGAACATTCAGTAATCGGAGGACTTGGAAGTGCTGTGTCAGAATTTTTATCAGAAAATTATCCAACAAAAGTCATCAAACACGGAATTCAAGATGTATTTGGACAAAGTGCTGACGGGGAAACGATGCTTGATAATTATAAATTGAGAGCAAAAGATATTGTAGAAGTGATTTTGAGAAATATATAA
- a CDS encoding transketolase yields the protein MEIKEFQEIAKNLRKDIVEMIYRAKSGHPGGSLSIVEILTVLYWSEMNVDPKNPKMEDRDRFVLSKGHAAPALYAALIQKGYASKELIPTLRRWQSPLQGHPDMKKLPGVEMSTGSLGQGLSAANGMALSAKIYKKDYRVYTILGDGELQEGQIWEAAMTAAHYKLDNLVAIVDHNNLQIDGNVADVMNVAPVGAKFEAFNWNVIEIDGHDYEQIIKALNCAKTVKGKPTLIVANTIKGKGVSFMENNAGFHGAAPNDEEYKQAMEELK from the coding sequence ATGGAAATTAAAGAATTTCAAGAAATAGCAAAAAATTTGAGAAAAGACATTGTTGAAATGATTTATAGAGCAAAATCTGGACACCCAGGTGGCTCTCTTTCAATTGTGGAAATCTTAACAGTACTTTATTGGAGTGAAATGAATGTTGATCCAAAAAATCCTAAAATGGAAGATAGAGATAGATTTGTTTTAAGTAAAGGACACGCTGCACCTGCTCTTTATGCGGCATTAATTCAAAAAGGATATGCTAGTAAAGAATTAATCCCAACTCTTAGAAGATGGCAATCACCACTTCAAGGACATCCAGATATGAAAAAATTACCAGGAGTTGAAATGTCTACAGGTTCATTAGGACAAGGTCTATCAGCTGCAAACGGAATGGCACTAAGCGCAAAAATTTACAAAAAAGATTATAGAGTTTACACTATTTTAGGAGATGGAGAATTGCAAGAAGGTCAAATTTGGGAAGCTGCGATGACAGCCGCTCACTATAAATTGGACAATTTAGTTGCAATTGTTGACCACAATAATTTACAAATTGATGGAAATGTAGCCGATGTAATGAATGTTGCACCAGTTGGAGCAAAATTTGAAGCATTTAACTGGAATGTAATTGAAATTGACGGACACGACTACGAACAAATTATTAAGGCATTGAATTGCGCTAAAACTGTAAAAGGAAAACCAACTTTAATTGTTGCAAATACCATAAAAGGTAAAGGAGTTTCATTTATGGAAAATAACGCAGGATTCCACGGAGCTGCTCCAAATGACGAAGAATACAAACAAGCAATGGAAGAATTAAAATAG
- a CDS encoding MFS transporter, with protein MNFKLQKRHYFIYGLGVSYFMIDQIYNQWLQYYYLPPSNDKSLTPLLTSKSLIIAFIIARIIDAITDPVVGYLSDNSKSKYGKRSIFMMLGGLPLGIFTIMYFFPPKSSEIATLIFLSVVGGLYFTAYTLVAAPYNALIPDLASNKNERLNLSTSQSTFRLIFTGIAMILPGILISKLGGTNTETGIRATVIIISILAVIGVYACVFLLNEKKFSKNNEVKHKKSTGFFDSLKKMNEKEIILYFLGYFFFFSGFNILRGVMNYYISLVMKREMSYLTVTTLILFGVAGLFFPVTNKLGKKYSYKKILILDMILLIIGTIGLIFINENSYSFAYLFFVICGMGLSGAAFIFPQAMLSELSVKVSKIKNTSLEGFMFGIQGMFLKLAFLVQQVIQAVVLTFGNTGQLKGATSFGVKASLVVALVLFLISLFFYNLNKED; from the coding sequence ATGAATTTTAAACTGCAAAAAAGACATTATTTTATATACGGACTTGGTGTATCATATTTTATGATAGACCAAATTTATAACCAATGGCTACAATATTATTATCTGCCACCGTCAAACGACAAGAGTTTAACACCGCTTTTGACATCAAAGTCGCTAATAATAGCATTTATTATTGCAAGAATTATTGATGCAATAACAGATCCTGTTGTGGGATATTTATCTGACAATTCTAAATCAAAATATGGGAAAAGGTCAATTTTTATGATGTTAGGTGGTTTACCACTTGGTATTTTTACAATTATGTATTTTTTCCCGCCTAAAAGTTCTGAAATTGCTACATTGATATTTTTATCAGTAGTTGGGGGACTTTATTTTACTGCCTACACTTTAGTTGCGGCGCCGTATAACGCGTTAATTCCTGATTTAGCGTCCAATAAGAATGAAAGACTTAATTTATCGACTTCTCAATCAACTTTCAGACTTATATTTACTGGAATAGCAATGATTCTGCCAGGAATTTTAATTTCCAAACTAGGTGGAACAAATACTGAAACTGGGATTAGAGCGACAGTTATTATAATTTCTATTTTGGCTGTAATTGGAGTTTATGCGTGTGTATTTTTATTGAATGAAAAAAAGTTTTCAAAAAATAATGAAGTTAAACATAAAAAATCTACTGGATTTTTTGATTCGTTAAAAAAAATGAATGAAAAAGAGATAATTTTATACTTTTTAGGATATTTCTTTTTCTTTTCAGGATTTAATATTTTGCGTGGAGTTATGAATTATTATATTTCTCTTGTTATGAAACGGGAAATGAGTTATTTAACTGTGACGACACTTATTTTGTTTGGAGTGGCAGGACTATTTTTCCCTGTAACAAATAAATTAGGGAAAAAATATTCGTATAAAAAAATATTGATATTAGATATGATACTTTTAATTATTGGAACAATCGGTTTAATTTTCATAAATGAAAATTCATACAGTTTTGCCTACTTATTTTTTGTAATTTGTGGAATGGGACTGAGTGGAGCGGCTTTTATTTTTCCACAAGCGATGTTAAGCGAACTTTCTGTAAAAGTTTCAAAAATTAAAAATACAAGTTTAGAAGGATTTATGTTTGGAATACAAGGAATGTTCTTAAAATTGGCATTTCTTGTACAGCAAGTAATTCAGGCAGTTGTATTGACATTTGGAAATACTGGTCAGTTAAAGGGTGCAACTTCATTTGGTGTAAAAGCATCGCTAGTAGTGGCGCTAGTATTATTTTTAATATCATTATTTTTTTACAATTTAAATAAAGAAGATTAA
- a CDS encoding alpha/beta hydrolase has protein sequence MAIEVLIAINVLFLIFLFLVAYVSLRYFINQIEKYPRVTFEEVYDSKKLRQKYNIENKANPMDYGFNYEEVGYKSGKIQLYGWYIENKGAEKTVIISHGRGVNRLSSIQYLQIFKDTGLDKKYNFFIPDLRNSGMSDVARTKMGYNFAQDIFHTMEMLSEKYSKKNFILYGFSQGGMGSAIVSKYYQSALRKKGIVIEKMILDSTISNVKKRIKSDAKKRRVPKFIVSIVIRIFNLRVGNHLENLRLSYLLKRIPTLIIQSKNDKATTYGMLMEEYNKLANFEKIQLKVFEKGAHTRIYAEPECTAEYTKTVGEFLKN, from the coding sequence ATGGCAATAGAAGTATTAATAGCGATAAATGTGTTGTTTTTGATATTTTTGTTTTTGGTTGCGTATGTATCGCTTAGATATTTTATAAACCAAATTGAAAAATATCCAAGAGTCACTTTTGAAGAAGTTTACGACAGTAAAAAGTTAAGACAAAAATATAATATAGAAAATAAAGCAAATCCAATGGACTATGGATTTAACTACGAAGAAGTTGGCTATAAATCAGGGAAAATTCAGTTGTATGGCTGGTACATAGAAAATAAAGGAGCAGAAAAAACTGTAATAATTTCTCATGGAAGAGGAGTTAATAGACTTTCTTCAATTCAGTATTTACAAATATTTAAAGATACAGGACTAGATAAAAAATATAATTTTTTTATTCCAGACTTGAGAAACTCAGGAATGTCTGATGTGGCAAGGACAAAAATGGGCTATAATTTTGCACAAGATATTTTTCATACAATGGAAATGCTTTCTGAAAAATATTCTAAGAAAAATTTTATTTTATATGGATTTTCGCAAGGTGGAATGGGTTCAGCGATTGTTTCCAAATATTATCAGTCAGCACTTAGAAAAAAAGGAATTGTCATAGAAAAAATGATTTTGGACAGTACTATTTCCAATGTGAAAAAAAGAATAAAATCGGATGCTAAAAAAAGAAGAGTTCCAAAATTTATTGTGAGCATAGTTATAAGAATTTTTAATTTAAGAGTCGGAAATCATCTTGAAAATTTAAGACTTTCATATTTATTGAAAAGAATACCGACACTTATAATTCAGTCAAAAAACGATAAAGCGACTACTTACGGAATGCTTATGGAAGAGTACAACAAACTTGCAAATTTCGAAAAAATACAACTAAAAGTTTTTGAAAAAGGTGCTCACACAAGAATTTATGCAGAACCTGAATGCACTGCCGAATATACAAAAACTGTAGGAGAATTTTTAAAAAATTAA
- a CDS encoding nucleotidyltransferase family protein: MYKGAEISKNYREFLENTKSRNLSNRRVERIILNILLNIKAGMMDFEINYVRILGFDKKGQEYLKKIRENNNFEDIEGKNGFEKKNIFVNWKDIEKFGNFFENNGNMENSKNLKNSENKNIGKKEIIKNFKIQENFLKKIKIEKNGFLLKELFLEKKEKLNPIVYKKNFFYKTK, encoded by the coding sequence ATATATAAGGGAGCGGAAATTTCAAAAAATTATAGGGAATTTTTGGAAAATACGAAGTCAAGAAACTTATCAAACAGGCGTGTGGAGCGGATTATTTTAAATATTTTGTTAAACATAAAGGCTGGAATGATGGATTTTGAGATAAATTATGTCAGAATTTTGGGATTTGATAAAAAGGGACAGGAATATTTGAAAAAAATTCGAGAAAATAATAATTTTGAAGATATCGAGGGGAAAAATGGTTTTGAGAAAAAAAATATTTTTGTAAATTGGAAGGATATTGAAAAATTTGGAAACTTTTTTGAAAATAATGGAAATATGGAAAATTCAAAAAATTTAAAAAATTCAGAAAATAAAAATATAGGAAAAAAAGAAATTATAAAAAATTTTAAAATTCAAGAAAATTTTTTAAAAAAAATAAAAATTGAAAAAAATGGATTTCTGTTAAAAGAATTATTTTTGGAGAAAAAAGAAAAATTGAATCCAATTGTTTATAAAAAAAATTTTTTTTATAAAACTAAATAA
- a CDS encoding nucleotidyltransferase family protein, protein MLKIGIVAEYNPFHNGHLYQIRKIREIFGKDVFIAVVGSGDFVQRGEISFLDKWEKTQVNLECGVNLVAELPLYYSIQNAEIFSKMATRILDYLGMDIQVFGAEEENIEVLQKVLDLQKRQDYKDKLMGYMKKGNSYSTSQRLALKEYELDGIVKSNNILALEYMREIEKSNLGIKPFIVKREISEYNEEKVEKEREEFASASFLRNELEKILEEFCGDKNLKSKKLILEKLEKIQKFVPEKSFEIILENLEFKIKNGINFQKLKEEIFKIVKYKILTEKKEKIMEIYDINCEIY, encoded by the coding sequence TTGTTAAAAATAGGAATTGTTGCTGAATATAATCCATTTCACAATGGTCATTTGTATCAAATCAGGAAAATTAGGGAAATATTTGGTAAAGATGTCTTTATTGCTGTTGTAGGAAGTGGGGATTTTGTTCAGCGGGGAGAAATTTCGTTTTTGGATAAATGGGAAAAAACGCAGGTTAATTTAGAGTGTGGTGTTAATTTAGTTGCAGAACTTCCACTTTACTATTCGATTCAAAATGCTGAGATTTTTTCAAAGATGGCGACACGAATTTTGGATTATTTGGGAATGGATATTCAGGTTTTTGGAGCAGAGGAGGAAAATATTGAGGTTTTGCAAAAGGTGCTTGATTTGCAGAAAAGGCAGGATTACAAGGACAAACTTATGGGATATATGAAAAAAGGCAATAGTTATAGCACTTCTCAAAGATTAGCATTGAAGGAATATGAGTTGGATGGAATTGTGAAGTCGAATAATATTTTGGCTTTGGAATATATGCGTGAGATTGAGAAAAGTAATCTTGGAATAAAGCCGTTTATTGTAAAAAGGGAAATTTCAGAATATAATGAAGAAAAAGTTGAAAAAGAGAGGGAGGAGTTTGCCAGTGCTTCGTTTTTACGGAATGAACTGGAAAAAATTTTGGAAGAATTTTGTGGCGATAAAAATTTAAAATCAAAAAAACTTATTTTGGAAAAGCTGGAAAAAATTCAGAAATTTGTGCCAGAAAAATCTTTTGAAATAATTCTTGAAAATTTAGAATTTAAAATAAAAAATGGAATTAATTTTCAAAAACTAAAGGAAGAAATCTTTAAAATCGTAAAATATAAGATTTTGACTGAAAAAAAAGAAAAAATAATGGAAATTTATGACATTAATTGTGAAATTTATTAA
- a CDS encoding HAD family hydrolase: MIKLVLLDVDGTLTDGGVYHGNDGNVTKKFNVKDGYIIANARKVGIDFGIVTGGNGKLLEYRAKKLKMKYLFCEVEKKEDVLTKLMEETGLKMEEIAYMGDDLNDINIIKKVGFSGAPADAVDEVLEIVDFVCAKKGGNGAVREFVETILKKENLYEKFLEICLI; the protein is encoded by the coding sequence ATGATAAAGTTAGTTTTGTTAGATGTCGATGGAACTCTTACAGATGGCGGAGTCTATCATGGAAATGATGGAAATGTAACAAAAAAATTTAATGTAAAAGACGGCTACATCATTGCCAATGCTAGAAAAGTAGGAATTGACTTTGGCATTGTTACTGGAGGAAACGGAAAGCTTTTGGAATATCGTGCAAAAAAATTGAAAATGAAATATTTATTTTGTGAAGTCGAAAAAAAAGAAGATGTACTTACAAAATTGATGGAAGAAACTGGATTAAAAATGGAAGAAATCGCTTATATGGGTGATGATTTGAACGATATAAACATAATAAAAAAAGTTGGTTTTTCAGGAGCTCCAGCGGATGCTGTGGATGAAGTTTTGGAAATAGTTGACTTTGTTTGTGCTAAAAAAGGTGGAAATGGCGCTGTTAGAGAATTTGTTGAAACTATTTTGAAAAAAGAAAACTTATATGAAAAATTTTTAGAAATATGTTTAATTTAA